One Larimichthys crocea isolate SSNF unplaced genomic scaffold, L_crocea_2.0 scaffold83, whole genome shotgun sequence genomic window carries:
- the tvp23b gene encoding Golgi apparatus membrane protein TVP23 homolog B has protein sequence MLADDANDEDVSLFDAEEDAGKGSKKTNIKHPVASFFHLFFRVTAILVYLLCEIVGSSFIAPMVTIILLLSCDFWAVKNITGRLMVGLRWWNQVDDDGRNHWVFEARKGTGKQQASDSESRIFWLGLIVCPVLWVIFAFSTLFSFKIKWVPVVIMGVVLQGANLYGYVRCKVGGKTSLKNMATNYFGRQFLKQALSKEEES, from the exons ATGTTAGCTGAC GACGCCAACGATGAAGACGTGTCTCTGTTTGACGCGGAGGAGGATGCAGGGAAGGGGTCGAAGAAGACGAATATTAA GCATCCCGTGGCGTCcttcttccacctcttcttcAGAGTGACCGCCATCCTCGTGTACCTGCTCTGTGAGATCGTTGGCAGCAGCTTCATCGCCCCCATGGTGACGATAATCCTCCTGCTGTCCTGTGACTTCTGGGCGGTAAAG AACATCACCGGGAGGCTGATGGTCGGTTTAAGGTGGTGGAACCAGGTGGATGACGATGGACGCAACCACTGGGTGTTTGAGGCGAGGAAG GGCACCGGGAAACAACAAGCGTCAGATTCCGAATCTCGAATCTTCTGGCTCGGGCTGATTGTCTGTCCGGTCCTCTGGGTCATCTTTGCTTTCAGTACTCTCTTTTCCTTCAAGATTAAATGGGTG CCCGTCGTGATCATGGGCGTGGTGTTGCAGGGAGCTAACCTCTACGGTTATGTGCGGTGTAAAGTGGGAGGGAAGACCAGCTTAAAGAACATGGCCACCAATTATTTTGGACGACAGTTCCTCAAACAG GCGCTGTCCAAAGAAGAGGAATCGTAG